A genomic stretch from Eptesicus fuscus isolate TK198812 chromosome 15, DD_ASM_mEF_20220401, whole genome shotgun sequence includes:
- the LOC103300017 gene encoding 60S ribosomal protein L39-like: MSSHKTFRIKRFLAKTQKQNRPIPQWIWMKTGNKIRYNSKRRH; this comes from the coding sequence ATGTCTTCGCACAAGACTTTCAGGATCAAGAGGTTCCTGGCCAAGACACAAAAGCAGAATCGGCCCATTCCTCAATGGATTTGGatgaaaactggtaataaaatcAGGTACAACTCAAAGAGGAGACATTGA